Genomic window (Xylanimonas protaetiae):
GTCCGTGGTCGTCAACACCGTGCCCCGCGTGCTCCCCGTCGTCGGGCTGGGCGAAGTCCAGGATCGTGACCCGGCCGCCCGGGCGCAGGACGCGCAGGATCTCCGCCGCCATCGCCTCCTTCTGGTCGGTGGGGACGTGGTGCAGCGCGAACGAGCTGATGACGTGGTCGACGCCGGCGTCGTCGGCGGGCAGGTGGTCGGCGTAGCCGCGCACGAGCGTGACCCCGACGCGGCGGCGGCGCGCCTTGCGCGCGGCGCGGTCCAGGGCGCCGCGGTCCGGGTCGAGGCCCGTGACGACGCCGCCGGCCGCGGCGGCGCGCAGGGCGAGGTTGCCCGTGCCGCAGCCGATCTCGAGAACACGGTCGCCGGACGCGATCCCGGCGGTCCGCACGAGCGCGTCGAGGTGCGCGCCGACGCCCGCGAGCGCGGTCATGAGGTCGTAGCTCCACAGGAGGCTCGCCTTGCCGGAGCCGGGGAGGAACGCGCGGTCGCCCACGGCCGCGTCGTCGACGATCCTGACCTGGGTGGTGTCGCTCATGATGGTTCCTCCGTGATGGTGGGTAGGACCAGCCTGCGGCCCGCGCCGCGGGCCGGGCAGGACGGAAGTCGGTGAGGATGGCACGTTCGTCGGCCGGTGCCGGGTCGCTGCGCCCGCGGCTGCCCGGGTCGCGCGCCCGCCTGCGCGCCGTGCGCGCCGACGGCACGCCCGTCTACCGGTTCGACGGCGTCCCCGGCGTGCCACCCGTCGCCGTCGTCCGGTTCGGCGGCACGCCCCACGAGGACGGCGAGCTGCCCGAGCACCGCCACGCGCACGACTTCCACGTGCTCATCTATGTCGAGGCGGGCGACGGCGAGGCGGGCGGCGGCGAGGCGGGCGGCGGCGAGGCGGGCGGCGGCGAGGCGGGCGGCGGGGCCGGTGGCGACCTGCGGATCGACGGCGTCGTCCAGCCGCTGCGCGCGGGCGAGGCGATCACGGTGCCGCCGGGTCACGTCGTCGGCGTCGGGCGGCACCAGCCCGACGGGTCGCGGGCGTGGGCCGTGTCGTTCCTGCCCGACGCCGTGCCGGCGCTCGCGGGCGTGCCGCCCGTGGCCTGGGCCGGCCACCCGCTGCTCGCGGCGTTCGACGACGTGCGCCGCGTCGTCGTGCCGCCGGAGCGCGGCGCGGCGTGGGTGGGGCTGCTCGCCGAGCTTCACGCCGAGACGACGGACCCGTCGCGGCCCGGGGCCGACGCCGCCGCGCGGGCCGTGCTGACGCGCCTGCTCGTGGACCTCGCACGGCTCGCTCCCGCGGGGGCCGCGGGGCCCGGTGGCGGGTCGGGCGTCGCGGACCCGCTCGTGCAGCGCGTGCTCGCCGTCGTCGAGGCCCGGTTCGCGGAGCCCGTGTCGACGGGGTCGGTGGCGCGCGAGCTCGGGTACACGGCCGGGCACCTGACCACGGTGATGCGCGAGCGGACGGGCCGGACGGTGCTCGACTGGCTCACCGAGCGGCGCATGGCCGAGGCGCGGCGGCTGCTCGCGGAGACGGACCTGCCGCTGGGCGTGATCGCCGCGCGGACCGGGTTCCGGGATGCGGCCTACCTGACCCGGCGGTTCCGCGCCTGGCACGGGACGACGCCCCTGGCGTGGCGGCGGGGTGCGACGAGCGGCTGAGCGTCCGGGGGCGGGCCTGCCGTCCGGGCGCCGTGCGCCGATAGCGTTCGCCCATGCGCTGGGTGCGGTGGGTCTTCGTCCTGTATCTCGCGGCCGTGCTGGGCCTGACCCTGTGGCCGTCGCTCGACCAGACGTCGGTGCCCGGGTGGGCGACCTCGACGGTCGCCGCCCTGGCCCGCATCGGCATCCACACGTCGGTGGCCGCTCTCGAGGCGCTCTCGAACCTCGTGATGTTCCTGCCGTTCGGCGTGCTGGGCGTCGTGCTGCTGGCGTACGCCCGCCGGGCGTGGTCCTTGGGTGCCGTCCTCGGGGCCGTCGCGCTGGCGGGGTTCGTCTTCTCGGGCGCCATCGAGACGACGCAGCTCCTGATCCCCGGGCGGGTCTCGACGCTCCAGGACGTGCTGCTCAACGGCGGCGGCGGGCTGCTGGGGGCGTGCGTCGCTGCGGTCCTCGTGGCGCGGTTCGCGCGAACCGGCATGCGCGACTAGCAATAGTGTGTGACACACAGTAAGGTGTGTCGCATGAACCCGGATCACGCACAGCATCTGCAGGAGCTGCGGCGCGGCACCGTCGTGCTCGCGTGCCTGATCCGGCTCCGCACGCCCGGCTACGGGTACGCGCTGCTCGAGACGCTCACTGCCGACGGCCTCGACGTCGACGCCAACACGCTCTACCCGCTGCTGCGCCGGCTCGAGAAGCAGGGCCTGGTGACCAGCGAGTGGAACACCGACGAGGCCAGGCCGCGCAAGTTCTACACGACGTCGTCGGCGGGCACCGAGCTCGCCGCCGTCCTCACCGCCGACTGGGACCAGCTGGACGCCGCCCTGCGCCGGCTGCGGGAAGGAGCCTGAGATGACGAACCGGACGGACCTCACCGCGCGCTACCTGGACGCGGCCGCGGCCCAGGTGCGCGAGCCGCAGCGCGACGCGCTGCGGCGCGAGCTCGCCGAGCGCATCGCCGACACGGTCGACGCGCGCGTCGCCGCCGGCGCGGCGCCCGCTGACGCCGAGTACGCGACGCTCGCCGCACTCGGCCACCCCGCCGCGCTCGCGGCCGACTACCTGGACCGGCCCCTCCAGCTCATCGGGCCGCGCTACTACCTGCTGTGGCGCCGGCTCGTGCGCGTCGTCGTGCCGATCGCGGGCGTCGTCGCCGCGGTGGGCAGCGCCGTCGGCGCCGTGACCGAGGGGCTCGGCGCCGCGCAGGTCATCGGCGCGGGGATCGGCACCGGCGTGCAGATCGCGGTGTACGTGGCCGCGGGCATCACGTTCGTGCTCGCCGTCATGGAGCGCAACGTCCCCGCCAAGGACCTCGACCCGTCCGCCGGCTGGCGGCCCGAGCAGCTCCCCGAGGTCCAGACGCCGTCGGCGCGCACGGTGCGCAACGACCAGATCGGCGACGTCGTCTGGCTCGCGATCCTCGGCGCGCTCGTCTTCTTCGGGAACCAGCTCTCGTTCGTCCGGGGCGGCGACGCGCACACGCAGTTCCTCGACGCCGGCACGTGGTCGTGGCTGCGGTGGGCGCTGCTGGCGCTCGTCGTCGTCGAGCTCGTGCTGGTCCTCGTCTCGCTCGCCCGCAGGCGCTGGACCTGGTGGTTCGCGGGCGTCAACGCGACCGTCAACGCTGCGACGGTGGCCGTGCTCGTCCCGGTGCTGTCCACCGGGCGCCTGCTCGACCCCGGCGCGCTCACGTCCGCGGGCTGGGCCGACGGGCCGGAGCTGGTCGGCCCGGGCGGCACGCTGGCGACGGTCGCGGTCGTCGCCGTGGTGGTGCTGTGCGTGGCCGACGCGGTCAAGGGCTTCGTGCGGGCCGCCCGGCAGTCGGGGCGGTCCACACCCTGACCGCCCGGCGCCCGGCCGGCCCCGTCACGGCGCCGCGAGGGGCGCCGGCGCCGGGCGGGCGGCGAGGTGGCCGTGGCCGGCGATGTCCAGGCCCGCCTCGACCACCTCGGCCCGGCCGTCGGCGATGCGGACCGTCGACACCGACGCGTTCGGCAGCGGGACCAGCGGGCCGGGCCGCACCGTCCACAGGTAGGCGCCCAGCGTGAGCCCGTGCCCGACGACGAGCACCTCGGGACCCCGGCCAGAGCCCGCCGACGGGTCGTCGTGCGCGGCGACGATCCGGGCGAACGCCGCGGCGACGCGCGCCATGTACGCCGCCCCGGACTCGCCGTGCGGCAGGCCCGGGTGACGGCCCGCGAGCACGGCCGGGACGAGCTCGGCCCAGGGCTGGTGCGCCTCCAGCTCGCGCTCCGGGCGGCGCTCGAACGTGCCGAAGTCGTACTCGCGCAGGTCCGCGTCGACGCGCAGCGGCAGGCGCTCGTGGTGGTGGAGGATCTCGACGGCCGTCGTCACCGCGCGGCCCGACGGCGACGAGTACGCCGCCGCGAAGTCGGACGCCGCGAGGTGCCGCGCGGTGGTGCGCACGCCCTCCCGGCCGGTCTTCGTCAGTGGCGAGTTGGAGGATCCCTGGAGGATCTGGCGTGCGTTGAAGTGGGTCTGCCCGTGGCGCACGAGCGTGAGGGTGAGGGTCATCGTGGTCCCTTTCGCGGATGAGCGGTCGGGTCGACGGTACGCATGCGAAGGTGGCGGGACGGCGACGTCGCGGTGACCGCGACGCGAACTCTCGAGAGCGTGGAGGAGCGCGGTGTACCTGATCGGCGACGACGTCGTCCTCTCCGCGAGCGACCTCACCGCGGCCGCGACGTGCGAGCACGCGTTCCTGCGCACGCTCGACGTGCGGCTCGGCCGGGCCGAGGCGCTCGACGTCCCCGACGACCCGATGCTCGCCCGCACCGCGAGCCTCGGGGAGGCGCACGAGCTGCGGCTGCTCGCGGCGTACGAGGAGCGGTTCGGGACGGCGCACGGGCCCGGCTCCGGCGTCGGCGTCGTCGCGGTCGAGCGGCCCGCGCTGCGCGACCCGGACGCCGTCGCCGCGGCGCTCGCGGCCACGCGGGCGGCGTTCGACGACGGCGCCGACGTCGTCTACCAGGCCATGCTCGCGGAGTCGCCGGCCACCCGTGCGGACGGCGTCCGGCGGCCAGGGTTCGTCGGGTTCGCCGACTTCGTCGTGCGGCAGGCCGACGGGCGCTACCGGATCCAGGACTCCAAGCTCGCGCGGCACGCGAAGGTCACGGCGCTGCTCCAGCTCGCCGCCTACGCCGGGCGGCTGCGAGCGCTCGGCGTGGAGGTCGACGACGAGGTCGACCTGATCCTCGGGGACGGCTCCGTGAGCACGCACCGGCTCGCCGACATCGAGCCCGTGTACCGGCTGCGGCGCGCGCACCTGGAGCGGCTCGTCGTCGAGCACCTCGCGGAGGAGGGCGCGGCGGCGTGGGGCGACCCCCGCTACGCCGCCTGCGGGCGGTGCGCCGTGTGCGACGCCGAGGTGGCCGCGCACCGCGACGTGCTGCTCGTCGCCGGGCTGCGGCTGACCCAGCGGGCGCGGCTCGCCGCGGCGGGGATCACGACGATCGACGGGCTGGCGGCGTCGGACGGGCTTGTGGAGGGGATCGGGGCGGCGACGCTGACCGCGCTGCGGGAGCAGGCGGCGCTCCAGCTGGAGTCGGAGCGGGGCGACGGCGCGGTGCACGTCCCCGCCGTCCGCGTCGTCGACGCCGGCGGGCTCGCCGTCGTCCCGGAGCCGAGCGCAGGGGACGTCTTCTTCGACTTCGAGGGCGACCCGCTCTACACCGAGGGCGCCGCCACGCAGTGGGGGCTGGACTACCTGTTCGGGCTCGTCGAGGCGGACGGGACGTTCCGTGCGTGGTGGGCGCACTCGTTCGCGGAGGAGCGCGTCGCGCTGCGCGGGTTCCTCGACTACCTGCGCGAGCGCCGCGCGCAGCACCCCGACCTGCACGTCTACCACTACGCGTCGTACGAGCGGACGCACCTGCTCTCGTTGGCCGCCCGGCACGGCGTCGGCGAGGAGGAGGTCGACCAGCTGCTGCGCGAGCACGTGCTCGTGGACCTGTACCCCGTGGTGCGGCGCGCGGTGCGCGTGGGCAGCCGGTCGTACTCCATCAAGAAGCTCGAGCCGCTCTACATGGGCGACGACCTGCGCGGCGGCGACGTGCAGACGGCCGCCGCGTCGATCGAGGAGTACGCCGCCGCTCGGGACGCCGTCCTGCGGGGCGACGCCGCGCAGGGACAGAAGATGCTCGACGCCATCGCCGACTACAACGCCTACGACTGCCGCTCCACGCTGCGGCTGCGCGACTGGCTCCGGGGGCTCGCGCACGCCCACGGGGTCGTGCCGCTGGGCGCCCCCGACGACGCGCCCGGGCCGGCGGTCGACGACTCGCCCCTCGCGGACCGGCTCGCGGCGCTTGCGGGCGACCCGCTCGACCCGGACCGGTCCGCGGACCAGCGCGCGCTGGGCCTCGCGGCGGCCGCGATCGACTACCACCGGCGCGAGAGCAAGTCGTTCTGGTGGGGCCACTTCGCGCGGCTCGTCGAACCGCCGGCGGCCTGGCTCGACACGCGTGACGTGCTGCGCGTGGACGGCGTGCGCGTGGTGCGCGGCTGGACGGTCGAGGGCCGGCAGAAGAACCCGCGGCGGGTGCTCGAGCTGCGCGGCGAGTGGGCGCCGGGCTCGCGGCCGAGCACGTCCGCGAACCCCGGGCCGTACCTGCTGTACGAGCACCCCGGCCCGTACCCGAGCCCGACGGCGGACCCCGGCGCGCGCTCGGCGCTGCGCGTGCGCGTGCTGGAGGTGGTCGACGACGCGACCGTGCTGGTGGAGGAGGGGCTGCCCGGCGGCGCCGACCCGCACGACGCGGTGCCGATCGCGCTGACGCCGGCGTCGCCGCCGGACACGCGGACGCTCGCCGCCGCGGTCGCCGAGTGGGCCGCGCGCCTCGTGGACGTCGGCGGGGCGTCCGATCCCGGCGGTGGTGCGCGGTGGCCGAGGGACGCTGTCGTCGACGTGCTCCGGCGCACCCCGCCGCGCACGCGCTCCGGCGCGCTCGCGGCCGTGCTCCCGGGGCCCGGTCCGGGTGGAGACGGCGACGGCGACCACATCGCCGCCGTCGTCGCGAGCGTGCTCGACCTCGACGACTCGTACCTGGCTGTGCAGGGCCCGCCCGGGACCGGCAAGACGTACCTCGCCGCCCGCGTGATCCGCACGCTCGTCGAACGGCACCGCTGGCGGGTCGGCGTCGTCGCGCAGTCGCACGCCGTCGTCGAGAACGTCCTCGACGGCGTCGTGCGCGCCGGGCTCGACCCCGGCCTGGTGGGCAAGGAACCCTCCGACGCCGAGGCGGACGTCGCGTTCACCGCCGTGCCCCGCAAGGGGTACGCGGCGTTCGCCGACGAGCACGCGACCAGCGGCTTCGTGCTGGGCGGCACCGCGTGGGACTTCGCCGCCGCCGACCGCGTGCCCCGCCGCTCGCTCGACCTGCTCGTCGTGGACGAGGCCGGCCAGTACGCGCTGGGCACCACGATCGCGGCGTCCGTCGCGGCGCGGAACCTGTTGCTGCTCGGCGATCCGCAGCAGCTCCCGCAGGTCTCCCAGGGCACGCACCCGGAGCCGGTGGACACGTCCGCGCTCGGCTGGGTCGCGGACGGTCACGACGTGCTGCCCGCCGAGCTCGGCTACTTCCTCGCCGCGAGCCGGCGCATGCACCCCGCCGTCGCGCGGCCCGTCTCGGAGCTGTCGTACGAGGGCCGCCTGCACTCGCACGCGACCGCCTCGCAGCGCTGGCTGGAGCACGTCACCCCCGGCCTGCACCTGCGGCGCGTCCGGCACGAGGGCCGGTCCACCGCGTCGCCCGAGGAGGCCGCCGAGGTGGTCGAGATCGTGCGGTCGCTGGTCGGCAAGCGATGGGACAGCGGGGCCGGCGGGCTGCCGGTGACGTCAGCCGACGGCGGGCGGTCACTGACGCGGTCCGACGGCGGGCGCCTCCTCACCGCGGCCGACGTCGTCGTCGTCACGCCCTACAACGCGCAGGTGCAGTGCGTGCGCGAGGCGCTCGACGCGGCCGGGTTCGACGCCGCGCGCATCGGGACCGTGGACAAGTTCCAGGGGCAGGAGGCCGCCGTCGCGATCGTGAGCCTCGCCGCCTCGGACGCTGCCGAGGTGCCGCGCGGCATGGAGTTCCTCCTCATGAAGAACCGGCTCAACGTCGCGATCTCCCGTGCCCAGTGGGCCGCGTACCTCGTGTGGAGTCCGGCGCTGCTCGACCACCTGCCGGCGACGCCGCAGGCGCTCGCGCAGCTCAGCGCGTTCGCGCGGCTCGTGGGGGCGTGACGTGGCGGAGCCCGACGCCGGCCGCCTGCGGCGCGTCGCCGTCCTCGTGCTCGACGGCGCCAAGCCGCTCGACGTCGGCATCCCCGCCCAGGTGTTCACGACCCGGCCGAGCATGCCCTTCGAGGTGCGCGTCTGCGGGCCGGCGCCCGGCCTCGTCACGGGTGGCGACGGGCTCTCGTACCACGTCGCGCACGGGCTCGACGCGCTCGCCTGGGCCGACATCGTCTTCATCCCCGGGTACCGCAGACCGGACCAGGAGGACCCGCCTGCCGCCGTCGTCGCCGCGCTCGTCGCCGCCCACGCCCGGGGTGCGCGGCTCGCCGCCATCTCCACGGGTGCCTTCGCGCTCGCCGCGACCGGGCTGCTCGACGGTCGCCGCGCGACCACGCACTGGCACTACACGCGGGCGCTCGCCACCCGCTATCCACAGATCCGGGTGGACGAGAACGTGCTGTTCGTCGACGAGGGCAGCGTGCTCACCTCGGCCGGGGCGGCGTCGGGCATCGACCTGTGCCTGCACGTGCTGCGCGGCGAGCTGGGCGTCGCCGCCGCCAACCACGCGGCCCGGCGGCTCGTCGCGGCGCCCTACCGCAGCGGCGGCCAGGCGCAGTACGTGCCGCGCAGCGTGCCCGAGCCGCTCGGCGAGCGGTTCGCCGCGACGCGCGAGTGGGTGCTGCACCACCTCGCCGACCCGCTCACGCTCGACGACCTCGCCCGGCACGCGGCCGTGTCGCCGCGCACGTTCTCCCGGCAGTTCGTCGCGGACACCGGGTACACGCCGCTCCAGTGGGTCATGCGGGCGCGCGTCGACGCGGCACGTGAGCTCCTCGAGCTCTCGCAGCGCAGCGTCGAGCAGGTCGCCTCCGACGTCGGGCTGGGGACGGGCGCGAACCTCCGGCTGCACTTCCAGCGCATCCTCGGGACGTCGCCCAGCGAGTACCGGAGGACGTTCGCGCGCGGCGAGTAGCGGCTGAGCGGGAGCCACCGCGGCGGGAGCGCAGGCCCGGTCCGGAGACGGTCGCCCCTGC
Coding sequences:
- a CDS encoding class I SAM-dependent methyltransferase, which encodes MSDTTQVRIVDDAAVGDRAFLPGSGKASLLWSYDLMTALAGVGAHLDALVRTAGIASGDRVLEIGCGTGNLALRAAAAGGVVTGLDPDRGALDRAARKARRRRVGVTLVRGYADHLPADDAGVDHVISSFALHHVPTDQKEAMAAEILRVLRPGGRVTILDFAQPDDGEHAGHGVDDHGHGHGHGHGHGRRHGGAGGGWFARKQAGLAYVADNLDHGVARLLEGAGLVGVTEQAGTAMRGRVPVAVVQARKA
- a CDS encoding helix-turn-helix transcriptional regulator, with the translated sequence MARSSAGAGSLRPRLPGSRARLRAVRADGTPVYRFDGVPGVPPVAVVRFGGTPHEDGELPEHRHAHDFHVLIYVEAGDGEAGGGEAGGGEAGGGEAGGGAGGDLRIDGVVQPLRAGEAITVPPGHVVGVGRHQPDGSRAWAVSFLPDAVPALAGVPPVAWAGHPLLAAFDDVRRVVVPPERGAAWVGLLAELHAETTDPSRPGADAAARAVLTRLLVDLARLAPAGAAGPGGGSGVADPLVQRVLAVVEARFAEPVSTGSVARELGYTAGHLTTVMRERTGRTVLDWLTERRMAEARRLLAETDLPLGVIAARTGFRDAAYLTRRFRAWHGTTPLAWRRGATSG
- a CDS encoding VanZ family protein — translated: MRWVRWVFVLYLAAVLGLTLWPSLDQTSVPGWATSTVAALARIGIHTSVAALEALSNLVMFLPFGVLGVVLLAYARRAWSLGAVLGAVALAGFVFSGAIETTQLLIPGRVSTLQDVLLNGGGGLLGACVAAVLVARFARTGMRD
- a CDS encoding PadR family transcriptional regulator, whose protein sequence is MNPDHAQHLQELRRGTVVLACLIRLRTPGYGYALLETLTADGLDVDANTLYPLLRRLEKQGLVTSEWNTDEARPRKFYTTSSAGTELAAVLTADWDQLDAALRRLREGA
- a CDS encoding histidine phosphatase family protein, yielding MTLTLTLVRHGQTHFNARQILQGSSNSPLTKTGREGVRTTARHLAASDFAAAYSSPSGRAVTTAVEILHHHERLPLRVDADLREYDFGTFERRPERELEAHQPWAELVPAVLAGRHPGLPHGESGAAYMARVAAAFARIVAAHDDPSAGSGRGPEVLVVGHGLTLGAYLWTVRPGPLVPLPNASVSTVRIADGRAEVVEAGLDIAGHGHLAARPAPAPLAAP
- a CDS encoding TM0106 family RecB-like putative nuclease, which translates into the protein MYLIGDDVVLSASDLTAAATCEHAFLRTLDVRLGRAEALDVPDDPMLARTASLGEAHELRLLAAYEERFGTAHGPGSGVGVVAVERPALRDPDAVAAALAATRAAFDDGADVVYQAMLAESPATRADGVRRPGFVGFADFVVRQADGRYRIQDSKLARHAKVTALLQLAAYAGRLRALGVEVDDEVDLILGDGSVSTHRLADIEPVYRLRRAHLERLVVEHLAEEGAAAWGDPRYAACGRCAVCDAEVAAHRDVLLVAGLRLTQRARLAAAGITTIDGLAASDGLVEGIGAATLTALREQAALQLESERGDGAVHVPAVRVVDAGGLAVVPEPSAGDVFFDFEGDPLYTEGAATQWGLDYLFGLVEADGTFRAWWAHSFAEERVALRGFLDYLRERRAQHPDLHVYHYASYERTHLLSLAARHGVGEEEVDQLLREHVLVDLYPVVRRAVRVGSRSYSIKKLEPLYMGDDLRGGDVQTAAASIEEYAAARDAVLRGDAAQGQKMLDAIADYNAYDCRSTLRLRDWLRGLAHAHGVVPLGAPDDAPGPAVDDSPLADRLAALAGDPLDPDRSADQRALGLAAAAIDYHRRESKSFWWGHFARLVEPPAAWLDTRDVLRVDGVRVVRGWTVEGRQKNPRRVLELRGEWAPGSRPSTSANPGPYLLYEHPGPYPSPTADPGARSALRVRVLEVVDDATVLVEEGLPGGADPHDAVPIALTPASPPDTRTLAAAVAEWAARLVDVGGASDPGGGARWPRDAVVDVLRRTPPRTRSGALAAVLPGPGPGGDGDGDHIAAVVASVLDLDDSYLAVQGPPGTGKTYLAARVIRTLVERHRWRVGVVAQSHAVVENVLDGVVRAGLDPGLVGKEPSDAEADVAFTAVPRKGYAAFADEHATSGFVLGGTAWDFAAADRVPRRSLDLLVVDEAGQYALGTTIAASVAARNLLLLGDPQQLPQVSQGTHPEPVDTSALGWVADGHDVLPAELGYFLAASRRMHPAVARPVSELSYEGRLHSHATASQRWLEHVTPGLHLRRVRHEGRSTASPEEAAEVVEIVRSLVGKRWDSGAGGLPVTSADGGRSLTRSDGGRLLTAADVVVVTPYNAQVQCVREALDAAGFDAARIGTVDKFQGQEAAVAIVSLAASDAAEVPRGMEFLLMKNRLNVAISRAQWAAYLVWSPALLDHLPATPQALAQLSAFARLVGA
- a CDS encoding GlxA family transcriptional regulator is translated as MAEPDAGRLRRVAVLVLDGAKPLDVGIPAQVFTTRPSMPFEVRVCGPAPGLVTGGDGLSYHVAHGLDALAWADIVFIPGYRRPDQEDPPAAVVAALVAAHARGARLAAISTGAFALAATGLLDGRRATTHWHYTRALATRYPQIRVDENVLFVDEGSVLTSAGAASGIDLCLHVLRGELGVAAANHAARRLVAAPYRSGGQAQYVPRSVPEPLGERFAATREWVLHHLADPLTLDDLARHAAVSPRTFSRQFVADTGYTPLQWVMRARVDAARELLELSQRSVEQVASDVGLGTGANLRLHFQRILGTSPSEYRRTFARGE